The Hydra vulgaris chromosome 11, alternate assembly HydraT2T_AEP genome contains a region encoding:
- the LOC100208101 gene encoding vacuolar-sorting protein SNF8 isoform X2 gives MRRGPGLASVDRSRITKEKYAAKGTELADVEISYMIKQLDAFKHYLEDFAAKHQSDIKKNPEFRQHFQTLCAKIGVDPLASSRGFWSEILGVGDFYYELSVQITEVCLATKNKNGGLIAINDLLRLVLKGRGKSRQDISEDDLIRAIKKLGVLGSGFKVLPLPGRTLVQSVPTELSVDHTTVLQTAQKNGFTTVSSIINELKWDKNRVQNILDYLIQEGMAWIDTQDTKEVLYWVPGYFPDIT, from the exons atgagaCGAGGACCTGGTCTTGCCTCTGTTGATCGCAGTCGAATAACCAAG gaaaAGTATGCTGCAAAAGGAACTGAACTTGCAGATGTAGAAATTTCATAT atgataAAACAACTTGATGCCTTTAAACACTACTTAGAAGATTTTGCTGCTAAGCATCAaagtgacattaaaaaaaatccagaaTTTCGTCAACATTTCCAAACACTTTGCGCAAAGATAGGTGTTGATCCCCTTGCAT CCAGTAGAGGATTCTGGTCAGAAATTCTTGGAGTGGGTGACTTTTATTatgag cttaGTGTGCAAATAACAGAGGTTTGTCTggctacaaaaaataaaaatggaggTTTAATTGCCATTAATGATCTTTTAAGATTAGTTTTGAAAGGTCGTGGAAAATCACGACAAGATATTTCAGA GGATGATTTAATTCGTGCAATTAAAAAGCTAGGTGTTTTAGGCAGCGGCTTTAAGGTGCTGCCATTACCTGGACGCACCTTAGTTCAATCTGTTCCTACTGAATTAAGTGTTGACCACACCACTGTTCTACAAACTGCACAG AAAAACGGATTCACTACAGTATCAAGCATAATAAATGAATTGAAGTGGGACAAAAACAGAGTACAAAATATATTG GATTATTTAATACAGGAAGGTATGGCTTGGATTGATACTCAAGATACAAAAGAAGTTTTATATTGGGTTCCTGGATATTTTCCTGATATTacataa